A single genomic interval of Trachemys scripta elegans isolate TJP31775 chromosome 3, CAS_Tse_1.0, whole genome shotgun sequence harbors:
- the LOC117875253 gene encoding protein CLN8-like has translation MNLANKSGTSRDIYEWDYVLWEVRLTLLAAGFFIYLGVFLLAHWLSSWISASYRALPGKEKAFWNMHMTRGVFAVQSCGAGLWAWFIDPVFQADQVYSQQKWSYFHCLIAAGYFLLDNVLLHVSNILFGMFDVFSVVHHLFAFGAILVVITNIKSGHYLILTGLLLEMSSPSTCLSHVLSKIGYENTRFWKANQWVLIRMCHCRMVLSYHMLWVCISNWNDVVENMGLPYFIIFFIGLSIFTFIINPHWTYETTKKFFCQVDGNSSNTAVKNESSETDQKKMI, from the exons ATGAATCTTGCAAACAAGAGTGGAACATCCAGAGACATATATGAATGGGACTATGTTCTGTGGGAAGTTCGTTTGACATTACTAGCAGCTGGTTTTTTTATCTACCTGGGAGTATTTCTTCTAGCTCACTGGCTGTCCTCGTGGATCAGTGCCAGTTATCGCGCTTTGCCAGGAAAGGAGAAGGCCTTCTGGAATATGCATATGACACGTGGTGTGTTTGCAGTTCAGAGTTGTGGAGCTGGCTTGTGGGCCTGGTTCATAGATCCAGTTTTTCAAGCTGACCAAGTGTATTCACAGCAAAAGTGGAGCTATTTTCATTGCTTAATAGCCGCTGGCTACTTTTTACTTGACAATGTACTTCTTCATGTTTCTAATATTCTTTTCGGGATGTTTGATGTGTTTTCAGTGGTTCATCATTTATTTGCCTTTGGTGCGATTCTTGTTGTGATAACAAACATAAAGTCTGGACACTATCTAATCCTGACTGGACTGCTACTTGAGATGAGTTCTCCTTCAACCTGCCTCTCCCATGTGCTTTCAAAG ATTGGCTATGAAAATACCCGTTTTTGGAAGGCAAACCAATGGGTACTGATCCGCATGTGTCACTGCCGCATGGTCCTTTCTTATCACATGCTGTGGGTGTGTATTTCCAATTGGAATGATGTGGTGGAAAATATGGGACTTccgtattttatcatctttttcATAGGGTTAAGtatatttacattcataattaATCCACACTGGACATACGAAACAACTAAGAAGTTCTTCTGTCAAGTTGATGGGAACTCTTCAAATACAGCAGTGAAAAATGAATCTTCTGAAACAGATCAGAAGAAGATGATATAG